The Armatimonadota bacterium genomic interval CCCACCGGGAACCCGACCGCGTTCCCTTCGACCTCGGCGCCACCCGCGTCCCCCCGCCGCTGGACAACCGGAGTTCGCGGACACGATCCCGCGCGCGTGCGCATCCCGACCGAGGAGGCACGGCGACTGGCGGCGGAGGGGCACGCCCTGACGCCGGTGGGAGTGACGGCGGGCGTTGCCGAACATGAGGCGTGGGGGCCGAGGCGATGTGGGAGGCGCGGCGCGAGTACAGGGCGCATGGAGGGTGAGCAATGCTCGCCGCCGATGATTTTTTCGACCGGCGGGGGTTCGATCACGCGGAGCTGTTCACAGGGTGCGAGCGCGTGTGGGAGGTCCTGCAGCGCCTGCCGGACTATCTGGCGGCGCACGCGCGGCGCGAGCTCGGCGGCGAAGTGGCGCCGGGGGCCGTGGTCGAGGGCGAGGTGTGGCTGGCGCCGGACGCGGTCATCGAGCCCGGGGCGCGGGTGATGGGGCCGGCGATCATCGGCCGCGGTTGCCGCGTCGGGCATGGGGCGCTGCTGCGGGACGGAGTGATCATGGGCGCGGGCGCGGCGGTCGGACATGGCAGCGAGGTCAAGGCCTCGATCCTGCTGCCCGACGCTGGCGCGTCACACCTCAACTATGTCGGCGATTCCATCCTCGGCCGCGGCGTCAATCTCGGCGCGGGCGCCGTCTGCTCCAACTTCAAGGTCACCAGGACCGCGATCGTCCTCACCGTGGCGGGCGCGCAGTACGACACCGGCCTGACCAAGCTGGGCGCGATCGTCGGCGACGGCTCGCAGATCGGCTGCAACAGCGTCCTCAACCCGGGGACGCTGCTGGGGAAGAACGTACTTACCTATCCGTGCACGTCCCTGCGCGGGTTCTTCCCTGCCGGCACCATCGTCAAGCTCTCCCAGCGTCTCGGCCGCACCGAGCAGCGTTAGCCTACGGTACTTAGGGGGCGACGCGGGAAACCGCGTCAGGCGCCTGCGCGCTTCGCCTCTTGCACGAGCTGCCGCACGCGCTGGCCGCCCTTGCGGCCGATGCGTTCGTAGAAGCTCTGGCCCCGCTCGCGCTTGACGCGCTCCCCGCCTTTGCGTCCGATCGTCTCATAGAACTCTTGACCGTGCCGCTGCTTCGTGCTCTGGCCGCCCTTCTTGCCGATGCGCTGGTAGAACTGCGGCCCGTAGCGGGTCCTGGTCATCTGGCCGCCGCGGCGGCCGGCTTCGCTCACCGTCATGTCCTTGCTCGGCAATGTGCTCACCTCTTCCCCATGACCTCGTGCCAGGAGCGCCCTGACCGCCGCTCACTCGCGTGCGAGCAGCAGTCGCATGCATTGCCCACCACCCGCTCCGCCAAACCACCCGCGACGGTCACCCCGTCTTGCGCTTCACCGACTCCGTCCGCTTTCGGGCCCGCTTGCTTGCCTCGATCATGCGCTTGACCTTGTGCCCGCCTTTCTTTCCGATCTCCTCGTAGAAGCGAGGACCATAGCGTTTCTTGGTCGTCTCGCCCCCCTTGCGTCCCGCTTCCCGGACCGTCATTTCGTTCTCGGTCACAGTAATCACCTCCGTTGCGGCTTCGGCCCGGTGACGGTGCGTGCCACCACCGCCGGCGACCCAGGTTTTGGATCGCGCCGTCACCTTGTGCCACCCCAAGCGCCTACGCCAAGCATACCCAGTCTACATTAGGCAAGTGCTGTTGGACAGAGGAATCAAGCGCTGCTTGTGCAGGGCCTGCAACATTGATGGATGGCCGACATGTCATTGCCGGGGCCGATTGTCATCTTGGGCATACGTGGATCATCTCCGCGCGATGCCGCGTCCGTCAAGTTTCGGTTCTCCGCGCTCACCCGCCCGATGACATCATACACCCAGGTGGTGCGCTCAGCAAAGGGGTTTGCGAGCCATTCCAGCGCATTGCGGCTGTCGCTCTCCACGCCGAATTAAGGTGACTGTCCCCGTGATTTCCGGTAATCACCTCCGTTGCGGCTTCGGCCCGGTGACGGTGCGTGCCACCACCGCCGGCGACCCAGATTTCGGATCGCGCCGTCACCTTGTGCCACCCCAAGCGCCTACGCCAAGCATACCCAGTCTACATCAGGCAAGTGCTGTTGGACAGAGGAATCAAGCGCTGCTTGTGCAGGGCCTGCAACATTGATGGCTAGCCGACATGTCATTGCCGGGGCCGATTGTCATGCTGGGCATACGCGGAACATCGCCGGGCGATGCCGCGTCCGTCAAGTTTCAGTTCTCCGCGCTCACCCGCCCGATGACATCATACACCCAGGTGGTGCGCTCAGCAAAGGGGTTTGCGAGCCATTCCAGCGCATTGCGGCTGTCGCTCTCCACGCCGAATTAAGGTGACTGTCCCCGTGATTTCCCCCTGGCTCCACCAGTTCCGCCGCCTGCGCATTCGCTGGGAAAGGCTCTCCCACATCCACGAGGCTTTCCTTCATCTGGGCTGCATCCTCATCTGTTGGAGTTGCCTTCAAGGTGGGTTTTGATGAAGGCTCTAAGTCGACTGTCCCCCAAATCCCACGTCCGTCAACCAGCGCACTCCATGTCGAGGCAGCAAGGGCCGCCTTTGCCCCGCTACGGAACGTACCTAAGAACAAAGCTGACCTGATGACTGGGGCGCGGAGGCATGTCGCCGGGTGGGATCCCCCCCTTCCCGGATATCCATCCATGCCGGGCATCCACGAACACAACACAGTCTACCCAGCTCTGCACTATCGTTTCGGCTCCTGTTCTTACACGTTCCCAGGTCTTACCCCCGTCCCCGGTATGCAGTGCGAGAGCGCGCCCAGACCGCGGGAGGTCGCCTGTGGAACCAACTGCCCAACCGTCAAGCGAGGTGCCGAAGCTGCAATCCAGAAGGCAGAAATCCGTGCCCAGTCCCCGGACAACCGGTGTCACGACTGTCCATGTCCGACCCCCGTCAACGGTGTGTAGCAGTCCCGGCCCACCGATGGCTGCCCATCCTTCGCGCAGGTTCCGGAATTGGATCCGGTGAGGTGAAAGGTTAGCGATGGTCACTTGGGGGACCCGTGCCACCTCGAATGTCTTGCCGCCGTCTTGCGTTCTGAATACAAATATGCGGAGATCATCGGGAATAACACACCCGATAACCCAGCAGTCATTCGCACCAAGGCAGCAAATCGCCATCAGCGCCATCAGGTGGCTCGCCGTCGCTGCGACCCGCGGCAGGGATACCACTTTCCATGATGCCCCGCCATCCCGAGTATGGAGCAGCCCGTTCTGCCCAATCGCCCAGGCTTCTTTCTCCGAGACAGCCGCAATGTCCAGCAGGCGCTCGTTCGCGGTGTTCCAAGTCCACGATGCGCCCGCATCAGCCGTTCTTGCCACGGCACCCCCATGTCCTTTGGCCCAGCCGATTCTCTGATCGACAAAGTCCAACTGTATGCATCTGGCTTGTTGGTCAACCCACATTCTTCCGCCATCTGCAGTATAGAGGACGCCGGAAGGTCGTTCGAGGGCTAAGCGCGCCACCCATCCGTGCGAGGGATCCACAAACTCAAGGTCTGAGTAGGACTCTGGAGTTCCATGAATGCCCGGGTCATCAACGCGAATCGGAGCCCATTTTGCCGCCTTTGAAAGCGAACCCTTCCCGCAGCCTGGGATCGCGGCAAGCAATCCCACTATGAGGAGTGCTCCCGCGTGCGAATGGAGCACAGAAGCTAGTGCGTAGAGCGAGCCTAACCGGACTTCACCGCAATTGGTCACCTGTTACACCTCTCTGCCGTCGGCGTTTAGTGCCGCGGTACCCTCTCCCCGCAACAAGTATGCATGAGCCACTTCTCGATCATGGCTTGGGTATTGCTTTCGGTCCTCTCTATGCGATAAGGTTCTTCATTCCACAACCATACTCTAACCAGGAGCGTACCGTCGTTTAGCCATTTCATCTGGTTCTCAGTTAGGACTCTGTAGACACCTCCCAGCCTTGCGTCACGGCGTTCCCATAGGTACCCACGTATCCTGTCCGGATCGTCGATAAACTTGTTGTTGGCCTCATCAATGTGCTCCAGCGGAGTAACATCCATATGGGACTGAATGTCCTGCAAGGGGTGAAGCGCGTAACCCAGACAAGCGGCCGACAGGAGGCAGTGCGGCTCACTGCCATACCACACGGCCCTATTGAATTGCTCGTCGATGTGCCTCTTGCGACTCCCGCTTCCTTTGGGGAAGTCGAAATGCCAGCCAAGGTTTATCTCCCACGCTCCCTTCTGACCAGTGGGGATGGGTGGATAGATTATGTCGATTGTCATGGATGCCTCGCCCATGGTCTGGGCTTCAATACCCGTCGGACGTACGAAGAAATCACCGCCGCGCCACGCCTTTGTATCGTTCGCCCACTTGATCGTCATGTTACGATGAACCTTGACAAGGTGCCATAGCCCAGCAGGATCCGCCCCATTGCATGGATTGTTCCTTACATATCGGTACCAATGGGATTCGTCGCGCGCAGGATCCTCCGATATGAACCTACCCGATGACGAGTCATAGCACCGCGCACGCACATGATGGAGGCCGCCCTGCTCGATGGTCCAGTAGCCCATGCGGCCGATCCAGCGCAGGCGGTTGGGATGGTCGCCGGTGGCGACCCGCGGCACGCCGAAGGCGGTGTTGAGGTAGGTGGCAAGCGCCGCCTGGTCGGCATCGGTGAGCCGCTCGGTCGAGCCGAGGGCGTCGTAGAGGTGCCAGGCCGTCGCGCCGGCCCGGCGTTGGGAGATGAGGTTCCCCCATTCGCTGCGCTCAGGGTAAACTCCGCCCCCCGGTTCGAGGGTGTAGGCCACCTGGGTGGTTCCGCCGGCGTCGTAATCGTGCTCGGCCACGCTCAGGTTCCCATGAGTCATGGTGGTCACCCGCCCCAGGGCGTCATAGAGCCAGGTCGTGCGTTCGGCGAACGGGTTCACCAGCCATGATAGCATATTCCGGCTGTCTAGGAATACGTGGTCAACCCGCCGTCGGGGTCTGTCATCGTTGCGCGGTTGCCCACAGATAGCTGTATGTGCTCCTTCAGCGCCATCTTCTGCGCCGGTCCTTTTCGACCTGCCTTCGCCCTTGTCATGTGGGAGCCGAGCGGCCTAAGTCCCAGGGCGTCGCATCGCGGGGCGTGGTCACTCCCCCGATGGCAAGGACCGGCGCGCCTCATTCACCAGGGGCCGCGATCTCCTCCAGCGTGCGGCCGGAGCGGGCGGAGTTGGCCTGCTGCACGAGGATATCCTCGCCGGGGCGGGCGTGGTCGTCCTTTTCCTTGATCAGCAGCCAGTTGCGGTCCTCGCCCCGCCACTTCGTGCGCACCAGCACCCACCCGCCCCGGAGCTTCCGCCCGGCGAGCTGGACCTTCAGCTCGCCCCCGGCCAGCGCCGCGAGGGCGTCATCGCCCACCACCTGGTAGCTGCCCTCATCCCAGATGATGACCGTGCCGGCGCCGTACTCACCGGCGGGGATGGCGCCCTCGAAATCCGCGTATTCGAGCGGGTGGTCCTCGACCATCACCGCCAGGCGCTTGTCGGCCGGATCCACGCTCGGGCCTTTGGGCACCGCCCAGCTCTTGAGCACGCCTCCCATCTCCAGGCGCAAGTCATAGTGCAGCCGGCTGGCGGCGTGCTTATGCACGACGAAGCGCGGTTGGCCCCGACGCCGTCGGGGCCGGGGCGCGCCCTTGGGCTCGGGGGTCTGGCGGAAGTCGCGTTTGCCCTGGTATGGGTCGAGGCTCATGGACCGCTCCCGGGGGCCTCGTTCGGCGGCCCTGGGCTCGACAGCAGGCGCAGCGGGTTGAGCCACATCACCACCGCGTCCTCGCCGGTGTCGTGGTAGTAGGTGCGCATATAGGCCACCGCCTCGAACCCGTACTTCTCGTACATGCGCCGGGCGACGGCGTTGGACTCGCGCACCTCCAGCGTCACCACCTTGGCGCCCGCGTCCTCGGCCGCCTCCAACAGCGCCACCAGCAGCCGCTCGCCGATACCGCGCCGCCGACAGTCGGCCGCCACCGCCAGGGTCGTGATATGCGCCTCGTCCATGATCGCCCACATCCCCGCGTAGCCCACGACCTGGTCGCCCAGCTTCGCCACAAGGTAGCGCGCGTTGACGTTGAGCAGCTCGCGCTCGTAGGCGTCGCGCCGCCACACGGTGGGAAAGGATTCGCGCTCGATGGCGGTCACGCGCTCGATGTCTTCGCGCGTCATGGGGACGACGGCTAACTGCTCGGCCCGGCCCGGAAAGCACTGGTTGTTGATGGCCGCCACGTTGAGGTTTCGAATCCTAGGTCGCCGGTCGCTGCGCTTGCATTTCCGCCTGCGACGGTCGCAGGTACACGGGCGCAAGGCCCATGCCTTCCCCCACTTCTCCGGCCGCGAGGCGCGCCCGCGCCAGGCATCCCACCCACGAGGCGAGGTGCCAGGTGGGTTCGTGTGGCAGGAAGCGGTGCCCGACCGCCAGATCATGCAGGGGCAGGAGTGCCCGCAGTCGCGGGTGCACAGGCGCGAAGGTTACAGGTTGCCCGAGCCGCGAGAGGTGGGCCATCAGTTCGAGCGCGGGGAAGACGCGCTCCTCCAGCGGTGTCAGCTCCTGGTCGGCGCGGAAGATGCCGGCGTAGAGCTCGTCGCCGTAGGCGGGAATGAGGGCGCACGCCAGGCCGCCGGCCCCCCGCGCGGGATAGGCGCAGGCCGCCAGCGTCGAGATGCCGAAGAGGGGCAGCTCCCGCGCCAGCGCCAGCCCCTTGGCGGCGGCGACGCCGATACGGATGCCGGTAAAGGAGCCCGGGCCGCGCCCGACGGCGACAGCCGCGAGCGCTTCCACGCCCGCTCCCGTGCGCGCCAGCATCGCCTTGATGTCGGGCAGCAGGCGCTGACAGACGTCGCGGCGCGCGCCAAAGAAGAACCCGGCGCGCAGCGTGTCGCCGTCGAGCAGCGCCGCGCCGGCGATATCGGTAGCGGTTTCGATGGCCAGAATCACCGCTCGCGCTCCCCGTTGGTCGCGGCCGCTGGACCCGCGGCCAAGCCCGCCGCGACGCGGCGCAGGGCGTCGGCGGCCGCGGGCGCAATCACCGCCACGCGAATCCGGCGCGCGCGTTCGCCGCCGCCGAAGTCGAGGGCGATGTCGAGGGATACCCGGCGGCGCAGATGCGCGGGCAGGCGTTCCGCCCATTCGATGGCGACCACGCTGTCGGGAGCGATCAGGTCCTCGAGGCCGAGGTCGGCGGCCTGCTCGGGGTTGAGGCGATAGAGGTCAACGTGGTGCAGCAGCAGGCGTCCCCGGTACTGGTGAGCGATGACGAAGCTGGGGCTGGTCACCGGTTCGCGCGCCCCCAGTCCGCAGGCGAGGCCCTGGACGAAGACGGTCTTGCCCGCCCCCAGGTTGCCGCGCAGGGCCAGGACTTCTCCACCCGCGAACTCGGCGGCGAGCCGCGTCGCCAGGGCGCGCGTGTCCTCCTCGTCGTCGGTGGCGACGACCAGGCGCATCTCGCCATCGCGGTCAATACGCAACGGGATCACCTGCCAGCCGTGATCGCGGGCGCCGGCTGCGACCTCGCGCCCGCGCCGAGTCCCGGCGCCGCCGGGAAGGTGGTGGCGCCCGTCACCACCCCCCGTCTTCCCACGGCGGGCGGGTGTGCTCGATCGCCGGGGGCGCTTTGCGGCGCCGCAGACCATACCACACGGTCGCGACCACCGCGCCCACCACCAGCAGTGCCGATAGCAGCGTCAGCGCCACCGCCACGCCTTCGCCCAGGGGCGGACGCGCGGCGAAGACGGCGACGGAGAACGACAGCACCGCCGCGCCCAGCATCAGCATCGCCAGCTCCAGCCCTCTGCGCCCGCCGCGCCGTACCGCCAGCCATACCATCACCACCACAAACGCGAACACGGCGGCGACCACCGCCCGCCGCAGCCACACCAGCAGCCCCAGTATCCCTTCCACCAGAGGAACCATCGTGTCTCCGCGATCTCCCCGACGCCGCTATGCCGACGCCGCCTCCGCCAGCTTGCGGCCCAGCGCGCGGCACTCTTGCTCGATGTCCGGCGAGGGCCTGCCGCTGCAGCCAACGGCGCCCACCGGCTCAAGCTTGAAGGCCTTGCACATCCGCTCCAGGAGCTCGAGCACGACCGTCGGCGGTCCGCCCGCGCTCGCGAAGCAGGCGCACGGCCGACCGCTGACCTTGCCCTGTGACGGGTAATAGGTGCGATCGAAGAAATCCTTGAGCCCGCCCGCCATGTAGCTGAAGTAATCGGGCGAACCGACGGCCAGCCCATCGCAATCGAGCAGGTCCTCGACCGTCGCCTCCAGCCCCGTCTTGACCGACACTTCGGCTCCTGCGACCGCCCGCGCACCGTCCGCGACCGCCTCGGCCATGGCCTTGGTGTTGCCGGACAGCGAGTGATAGACAACCAGGATCTTTGCCATCGCCACACCTCCTGTGTAACCGGCGCATTGATTCGCCCCAGACCCACCCTATCCCTGTTACGCCAAGGCGACTCGCGCCCGCACCGCCTGGGCGCACCGACGACGGCCTTGCGCACGCCGTGCGCCCCTACGCGCTTGGCGAACCGAGCCCCACTTTCCGCGAACAGACCCCTCCGGGGGGTGTGACCTTGTATTGGTGGGGATGACGGGGCGCACACCCGCGCGCGACCTCGTAGGGGCAAGGCATGCCTTGCCCCTACATCCGCGCCCCGACTCCTCGGGGCGCGCCCAGGGCGATCCCCGCTTTTCGAGGTCGCCCCCGGAGCCTGCAGTGCCCCCACAGCGCGCCCGCTATGCTATAATGAATACTCTGGTTGGGGGGAGCACGCGGCGTTTCGGGGGAGGCGACATGGGCTCCATTCGACGGCCCGCGGTGGCGGGCACCTTCTATCGCAACGATCCGCACGCACTGCGCGCGGAGTTGGAGGAGTGCTTCTGCCACCATCTCGGCCCGCGCTCGGTGCCGGCCGTTGATCCCCAGGGCCAGGGTCTGGTGCGCGGCTTGCTGTGCCCGCATGCGGGGCTGCAGTATTCCGGCCCCGCGGCGGCCTGGAGCTACAAAGAGCTGGCGGGCGGCGGGGCGCCCGAGGTCATCGTCTTGGTGGGGCCTAACCACACCGGCATGGGCCAGGCGGTGGCTCTGTCGGGGGACGCCGCCTGGAGCACGCCGCTGGGTGACGTGGCGGTGGACCTGCGCGCGACCGAGCGCATCCTGGCCGAGTGCCCCGTGGCCCGTGTTGATGATGCCGCCCATCGCTTCGAGCACGCGCTCGAGGTGCAGCTTCCCTTCTTGCAGTATCTCTTGGGCGACGGCGTGCCCATCGTCCCTATCGCCCTGCGCACGGTCAGCGCCACCGCCGAGGGCGCCGCCAAGGCCCTGCGCCTGGAGCAACTGGGGCAGGCCCTCGCCGAGGCCCTGCGCGGGCGCCGCGGCCTGGTCATCGCCAGCAGCGACTTGACTCATTTCGAACCCCACGACGTAGCGACGGAGAAGGACCGGCCGGTGCTGGCGCGCGCACTCGCACTCGATGCGCCGGGGATGCTGCGCGCCGTGGATGCGCGCGGCGTGACCATGTGCGGCGTGCTCGCGGTGGCGACCATGATCTACTGCGTCAGCGCCATGGGCGCGGCAGCGGGCCGGCTGCTGACATACTACACCTCGGGCGACATCACCGGCGACAAGCGCGAGGTGGTCGGCTACGGCGCGGCCAGCTTCGCGGTGGAGCTGCCATGACTGCGGTCAGGCCTGGCGGCGTGGTGGGGCTGGCCCTCACCACCTATGAGCCTATCCGAAAAACCGGCTGACTGTCATCCCGAGCGGCAGCGAGGGATCTCGTTCCGAACCGAGATTCCTCACGGAGCTTGCCCTGAGCGGGGGCAGATTCCTCGCTGCGCTCGGAATGACGGCACGCGAAGGGTTCGGAACATGCCCGTGGAGTGTGAATTCTAGGATAGGCTCTATGTCATCTTGGCGTACATTCGGGGTGACCTATGATCTGGCTCGATCTGCTGGTGGTGACGATCATCCTCGGCGCGGCCGTCGCCCAGAGCAGACGCCAATTCGGCTCGACCCTGCTGGACCTGATGGCGGTGTTGGGCGCGGTCGGACTGGCCAGGCTGGTCGGGCCCAGGCTCGCGCGCGCCGCGGCCATTCTCCCGGCGGGGGACAACAACCAAGCGCTGGCAACCGCGGTCATGTTCGTCATCTGCGCCGTGTCGCTGCTGGTGCTGGCGGAGCTCTTCCAGAACCAGGTGCTGCTGACCCTGGAGTCCTTCGATTCGGTAGTGGGGGCGGTGCTCGGATTCGCATCGGGGGTGGCGGTGGCGCACCTGGTGCTGGTCGTCATCCTGACCGCCAATCCCGCCACTGACGCCACGAGTTGGGGCACCGTCGCACGCAAGCGTCCGGCGGTGCGACAGCTCATCTACTTCGAAGGCTATCATCAGGCCATGACCTGGCTGCGCTACGCCGGGGAACCCGAGCGGCGATCATAGCCGCCATGCACCGGCCGGCCTCGGGCCATTGGATATGAGTCGTGGAGGCCGGGCGGTGTGCTCTTGGCCTTGCGCTCGGAGCGTCGCGATGGCCGGCTGCGGCGGATGACGAATGGGCGAGATCACACTGTTCCAGGGCGACATCACGGCGCTGGAGGTTGACGCCATCGTCAACGCCGCGAACGACCACTTGTGGATGGGCGGCGGGGTGGCGGGCGCGATCAAGCGCAAGGGCGGCGTGGAGATCGAA includes:
- the rimI gene encoding ribosomal protein S18-alanine N-acetyltransferase, translated to MAAINNQCFPGRAEQLAVVPMTREDIERVTAIERESFPTVWRRDAYERELLNVNARYLVAKLGDQVVGYAGMWAIMDEAHITTLAVAADCRRRGIGERLLVALLEAAEDAGAKVVTLEVRESNAVARRMYEKYGFEAVAYMRTYYHDTGEDAVVMWLNPLRLLSSPGPPNEAPGSGP
- a CDS encoding CvpA family protein, producing the protein MIWLDLLVVTIILGAAVAQSRRQFGSTLLDLMAVLGAVGLARLVGPRLARAAAILPAGDNNQALATAVMFVICAVSLLVLAELFQNQVLLTLESFDSVVGAVLGFASGVAVAHLVLVVILTANPATDATSWGTVARKRPAVRQLIYFEGYHQAMTWLRYAGEPERRS
- the amrB gene encoding AmmeMemoRadiSam system protein B translates to MGSIRRPAVAGTFYRNDPHALRAELEECFCHHLGPRSVPAVDPQGQGLVRGLLCPHAGLQYSGPAAAWSYKELAGGGAPEVIVLVGPNHTGMGQAVALSGDAAWSTPLGDVAVDLRATERILAECPVARVDDAAHRFEHALEVQLPFLQYLLGDGVPIVPIALRTVSATAEGAAKALRLEQLGQALAEALRGRRGLVIASSDLTHFEPHDVATEKDRPVLARALALDAPGMLRAVDARGVTMCGVLAVATMIYCVSAMGAAAGRLLTYYTSGDITGDKREVVGYGAASFAVELP
- a CDS encoding Em GEA1 (EM1), whose amino-acid sequence is MTENEMTVREAGRKGGETTKKRYGPRFYEEIGKKGGHKVKRMIEASKRARKRTESVKRKTG
- a CDS encoding RHS repeat-associated core domain-containing protein — translated: MLSWLVNPFAERTTWLYDALGRVTTMTHGNLSVAEHDYDAGGTTQVAYTLEPGGGVYPERSEWGNLISQRRAGATAWHLYDALGSTERLTDADQAALATYLNTAFGVPRVATGDHPNRLRWIGRMGYWTIEQGGLHHVRARCYDSSSGRFISEDPARDESHWYRYVRNNPCNGADPAGLWHLVKVHRNMTIKWANDTKAWRGGDFFVRPTGIEAQTMGEASMTIDIIYPPIPTGQKGAWEINLGWHFDFPKGSGSRKRHIDEQFNRAVWYGSEPHCLLSAACLGYALHPLQDIQSHMDVTPLEHIDEANNKFIDDPDRIRGYLWERRDARLGGVYRVLTENQMKWLNDGTLLVRVWLWNEEPYRIERTESNTQAMIEKWLMHTCCGERVPRH
- a CDS encoding NAD(P)H-dependent oxidoreductase, producing MAKILVVYHSLSGNTKAMAEAVADGARAVAGAEVSVKTGLEATVEDLLDCDGLAVGSPDYFSYMAGGLKDFFDRTYYPSQGKVSGRPCACFASAGGPPTVVLELLERMCKAFKLEPVGAVGCSGRPSPDIEQECRALGRKLAEAASA
- the tsaB gene encoding tRNA (adenosine(37)-N6)-threonylcarbamoyltransferase complex dimerization subunit type 1 TsaB, producing MILAIETATDIAGAALLDGDTLRAGFFFGARRDVCQRLLPDIKAMLARTGAGVEALAAVAVGRGPGSFTGIRIGVAAAKGLALARELPLFGISTLAACAYPARGAGGLACALIPAYGDELYAGIFRADQELTPLEERVFPALELMAHLSRLGQPVTFAPVHPRLRALLPLHDLAVGHRFLPHEPTWHLASWVGCLARARLAAGEVGEGMGLAPVYLRPSQAEMQAQRPAT
- a CDS encoding glucose-1-phosphate thymidylyltransferase, producing the protein MLAADDFFDRRGFDHAELFTGCERVWEVLQRLPDYLAAHARRELGGEVAPGAVVEGEVWLAPDAVIEPGARVMGPAIIGRGCRVGHGALLRDGVIMGAGAAVGHGSEVKASILLPDAGASHLNYVGDSILGRGVNLGAGAVCSNFKVTRTAIVLTVAGAQYDTGLTKLGAIVGDGSQIGCNSVLNPGTLLGKNVLTYPCTSLRGFFPAGTIVKLSQRLGRTEQR
- a CDS encoding DNA polymerase ligase N-terminal domain-containing protein, which gives rise to MSLDPYQGKRDFRQTPEPKGAPRPRRRRGQPRFVVHKHAASRLHYDLRLEMGGVLKSWAVPKGPSVDPADKRLAVMVEDHPLEYADFEGAIPAGEYGAGTVIIWDEGSYQVVGDDALAALAGGELKVQLAGRKLRGGWVLVRTKWRGEDRNWLLIKEKDDHARPGEDILVQQANSARSGRTLEEIAAPGE
- a CDS encoding general stress protein B, yielding MPSKDMTVSEAGRRGGQMTRTRYGPQFYQRIGKKGGQSTKQRHGQEFYETIGRKGGERVKRERGQSFYERIGRKGGQRVRQLVQEAKRAGA
- the tsaE gene encoding tRNA (adenosine(37)-N6)-threonylcarbamoyltransferase complex ATPase subunit type 1 TsaE, yielding MRIDRDGEMRLVVATDDEEDTRALATRLAAEFAGGEVLALRGNLGAGKTVFVQGLACGLGAREPVTSPSFVIAHQYRGRLLLHHVDLYRLNPEQAADLGLEDLIAPDSVVAIEWAERLPAHLRRRVSLDIALDFGGGERARRIRVAVIAPAAADALRRVAAGLAAGPAAATNGERER